From one Cyprinus carpio isolate SPL01 chromosome B3, ASM1834038v1, whole genome shotgun sequence genomic stretch:
- the LOC109089344 gene encoding homeobox protein Hox-B4a encodes MAMSSYLINSNYVDPKFPPCEEYSQSDYLPSHSPDYYSAQRQDPSFQHESIYHQRSGCADPPYSSCQGPGQPAAVISPRVHVLPTTALSTPLPEPSHHCDSVTPSPPPACGQTPTSQNTSTVTSRKDPVVYPWMKKVHVNIVSPNYSGGEPKRSRTAYTRQQVLELEKEFHYNRYLTRRRRVEIAHTLCLSERQIKIWFQNRRMKWKKDHKLPNTKIRSSSANTNSSSGPTLGSNQNRPSGPPPSL; translated from the exons atgGCCATGAGTTCCTATTTGATCAACTCTAACTATGTGGACCCCAAGTTTCCACCCTGCGAGGAATATTCCCAGAGCGACTACCTACCCAGTCACTCTCCGGACTACTACAGCGCCCAGAGGCAAGACCCCTCGTTCCAGCATGAGTCGATCTACCACCAGCGGTCGGGCTGCGCCGACCCACCCTACTCATCGTGCCAGGGTCCGGGGCAGCCTGCTGCGGTCATCTCTCCGCGAGTTCACGTTCTACCCACAACCGCACTCTCGACCCCTCTCCCTGAACCAAGCCATCACTGCGACTCGGTAACTCCGAGCCCTCCGCCCGCCTGCGGTCAGACTCCCACTAGCCAAAACACTTCAACGGTCACTTCAAGAAAAGATCCCGTGGTATACCCCTGGATGAAAAAGGTCCACGTAAACATCG TGAGCCCAAACTACTCAGGGGGTGAACCCAAGCGCTCACGCACAGCCTACACGCGGCAGCAAGTCTTGGAATTGGAGAAAGAGTTCCATTACAACCGCTATCTGACTCGCAGACGGAGGGTGGAGATTGCCCATACACTATGCCTATCCGAACGACAGATTAAGATTTGGTTTCAGAACCGGCGCATGAAGTGGAAGAAGGACCATAAGCTTCCCAACACTAAAATACGCAGCAGCTCTGCCAACACTAATTCAAGCAGCGGCCCGACACTGGGAAGCAATCAGAACCGACCAAGCGGACCTCCTCCAAGTCTATAG